Within Methyloterricola oryzae, the genomic segment TCACGCATTACGTGGGCGTCTTCAGCGATATCACCTCGGTGAAGCGTTCTCAGGAAGCTCTGGACTTTCTGGCGCACCACGATTCCCTCACCGAGCTGCCCAACCGCCTCTTGTGCAAGAGCCGTCTTGAGCACGCTCTGCACCATGCCAAACGCGACGGCTCCCAGTTGGCGGTGCTGTTCGTGGATCTGGACCGCTTCAAAGGCGTCAATGATTCCTTAGGCCACCCCGTCGGCGACGAGCTGCTGCGTACGATTGCGCGCCGCATGTACGAGCGACTGCGCAGCGAAGACACCCTGGCGCGCATGGGTGGCGACGAATTCGTCGTATTGCTGGAGCAGGAGGTATCCCCCCGCAGCGTGGCCCAGGTGGCCGGCAAACTAAGGGATCTGTTCGTTGAACCGCTGACCTTGGGCGGCCACGAACTCTACATTACCGCCAGCATCGGTATCAGCCTTTACCCTGCCGATGGCGAAGATGCGGACACCCTTTTGCGCAATGCTGACCTTGCCATGTACCAGGCCAAGAACCAGGGCCGCAACACCTTTCAGTTCTACTCACCGGCACTCACGGTCCAGGCCAACGAACGCCTTCACCTGGAGAACGCGCTGCGCCGCGCCATTAGCCAGGAGGAGCTTACACTCGCCTATCAGGCGCAGGTGGATCTCCACAGCGGCGCGCTGCTCGGCATGGAAGCCCTGCTCCGCTGGCACCACAAGGAGCTTGGATGGGTCTCTCCGTCCCGCTTCATCCCTGTGGCCGAGGAGACCGGCCTGATCGAGCGTCTGGGCAGTTGGGTGCTGCACCAGGCCTGCCGGCAGATGCTCACTTGGCGCGACGAGGGTTTGGACGTGCCGCGCATCGCCGTGAACCTGTCGGTACAGCAGTTGGAGCGGGAGTCCCTGCCGACGCTGGTGGCGGAGGTCTTGCGCGAAACTGGATTGGAGGCGGAGCAGTTGGAACTGGAAGTCACCGAATCCATGATCATGCGCGAGCCAAAACGCGCCCGCGCCGCCATGGATGGCTTACGGGCCCTGGGTGTGAAGCTGGCCATCGACGATTTTGGCACCGGCTATTCCTCTCTTAGCCACCTGAAGCAATTGCCGCTGCATCGCCTGAAGATCGACCAGTCCTTTGTGCGCGACCTCGGCAAGGATCCCAACGATGAGGCCATCGCCCGCGCCATCATCAGCATGGCTGCGAGCCTCGGTCTGGACGTTCTGGCGGAAGGCGTTGAGACTGCGGAGCAGGCGCAGTGGCTGTTGCGGGAAGGCTGCCGCTTCGGCCAGGGCTATCTGTTCGCCAAACCGATGCCGGCCGGCGAAGTTTCGCGGGCCTGGTTGCAGCCGAGCCAGGGCAGCAGGGCCATCGCGGCGGATGAGACACCCTAGAATCGGCGTTTTCCGCCACTCCAGCCCCACACCGCTCACCACGCCGCCGGTTTGACAGTCGCCGCGCCGGCGGCATAGCATGCAGGTCAATGGAAATCTCAGACACGGCCAGCGTCGAGATCCTTGTCTTCGGCGAAGTGCTGGCCGACCAGTTTCCCGACGGCGACCGCATCGGTGGTGCGCCCCTCAACGTTGCCCGCCATCTACAGGCATTCGGAGCGCGTCCGAGGCTGCTCAGCCGCATCGGCAGGGATGAATTGGGCGAGCGCCTCCTGCGGCTGCTGCGCGGCTGGGGCATGGAGACTGCAGGCATCCAGACCGATGACCGGCACCCCACCGGCCGCGTCCAGGTGCATATGGCCGCTGGCGGCCACCGCTTCGAGATCCTGCCGGACCAGGCCTACGACCACATCGAAGCCGCCTTGACGTTGGACCACGCGCAGTCTCCCCACCTGATCTATTTCGGTACCCTGGCCCAGCGCAGCGCGGGCTCGCGGCAGGCGCTGCAGGCCTTGCTGGGCGGGACCGGTGGCAAGCGTTTCCTTGATCTAAACCTGCGCCCACCTTGGTTCGACCGGGACATCATCGAACGCTCCCTGGAAACGGCTGACCTGCTCAAGCTCAATGGCGAGGAACTGGCCGTTGTCGCGGACTTGCTGGAATTGCCCAAAGCGGCCGCACGCGAACAGGCCACTCGCCTGATCGCAGGCTATGACCTCGAAGCCATCCTGGTGACGGAAGGCGCGGAAGGCGCCTGGATGCTGGATGCTGCGGGGGCGTTGACTCGGACCGAGACCGCTTCGAACAACGCCGCCCCGGTCGCGGGCGACACCGTAGGCGCTGGCGATGCCTTCTCCGCCGTCTTTATCCTGGGGCTGATACGCGACTGGCCTCCTGAACGCACCCTGCGCCGAGCCCATGCCTTTGCCGGCGCCATCTGCAACATCCGCGGCGCGGTGCCGCTGGACGAATCCTTCTACCTGCCCTTTCTGAACGACTGGGAGTACACACCCGCCACCTAGCTAAGCCCTGGCCCCGGCAAACATGGGAGATGACCCGCCATGATCGAAGACCTCATTCAATTCAGCGCCGAGCACCGCGACACTGTCTACATGCTCCTCAGGCGCTATTTCTCCGAGAACCGTCAGTTCCTCCTGCAGAGCGATATCTGGCAGGTATTCTGTGCGTTCTGCGCCGAGCAGCACTGCGAGGAACTGAAAAGCTCCAGCTTCGGCCGCGCCGTCCGCCAAGTGGAAGAAGCTGTGCTGGACACGCCCTGGGCCTATTTCGCCAGCCGCGAGAGCGTGGGAATCTGGCGTTACGGGCGCATCCACTTCGAGAACCTGGTGACGGAGGAAATCCCCGTCGACACCTACCTGAGCTTCAAGGAGCGGCGCGCCAGGCCCGACCTGCCGGCCATGGACACCCTGGAGATCGACCTGGGTCCCTTTAACCGCGAATTTCCCAAGATCAAGGATGCGCGATCCATCGGCCAGGGAATGACCTTCCTCAATCGCCAGTTGGCCAGCCGCTTGTTCAACAACCCGCGGCAGGGCGAGACCGAACTGTTGCGCTTCCTCAGCATGCACGCCATCGATGGGCAGACGCTGCTGGTCTACAGCCATTTCGACAGCGCCAAGACCCTGCGCGGGGCATTGCGCCAGGCGCTGGCCTGGCTCGAGCGCCAGGACGAGTCTCTTCCATGGAATGACTGCGCCGAGACCCTGCGCGGCCTGGGTTTCGCCCCCGGCTGGGGCGACTGCGCGGCCCGAGTGGCGGAGACTATGGGCTTCCTTTTGGATATTCTCGAAGCGCCCTCCCCCGAAACCCTGGAGGCCTTCCTCGCGCGCATCCCGATGATTTCGCGCCTGCTGATCCTTTCGCCACACGGCTTCTTCGGCCAGGCCAACGTGCTGGGTCGCCCTGACACCGGCGGCCAGGTGGTCTATATCCTCGATCAGGTGCGGGCGCTGGAATACGAAATGAAGAGCCGCCTGGCCAGCCAGGGGTTGCATGTCGCGCCCAAGATCCTCATCGTCAGCCGCCTGATCCCGGAATCCCAGGGCACCACCTGCAACCAGCGCCTGGAGAAAGTCAGCGGCTGCGAAAATGCCTGGATCCTGCGGGTGCCCTTCCGCCGCGACAACGGTGAAGTGGTGCCCCACTGGATTTCCCGATTTGCGGTCTGGCCTTATCTGGAACGCTTCGCCCTGGATGTCGAGCACGAGGCGATGGCGGAACTGTCCGGGCGGCCGGACATGATCATCGGCAACTACTCCGACGGCAATCTGGTGGCCTCCCTGCTCAGCCGCCGCCTGGGCGTCACCCAGTGCAACATCGCTCACGCCCTGGAGAAGACCAAGTACCTCTATTCGGACCTGTACTGGACCGACAACGAGGCCAACTACCACTTCTCCTGCCAGTACACCGCCGATTTGATCGCCATGAACGCGGCAGACTTCATCATCACCAGCACGTACCAGGAGATCGCCGGCACCGAATCCTCCGTGGGTCAGTACGAAAGCTATTGCCGCTTCACCATGCCGGGCCTGTACCGGGTGCTGGGCGGCATCGAGCTCTATGACCCCAAATTCAACATCGTCTCGCCGGGGGCCAGCGCCGGCACCTATTTTCCCTATACCGACACCGAGCGCCGCCTCACCGGACTGGCCCCGGAAATCGAGCGCCTGCTCCACGGCGATCTGGAGCCCGGCACGGTGCGCGGCGTCCTCACGGACAGGGACAGGCCGCTGATCTTCACCCTGGCGCGGCTGGACCACATCAAGAACCTCACTGGCCTGGTGGACTGGTACGGCCGCTCGCCGCGGCTGCGCGGCCTGGCCAATTTGCTGGTGGTCGGGGGCTACATCGACGCGGAGCAATCGGGCGACAACGAGGAACGGCACCAGATCGGCCTCATGCACGAACTCATGGACCGCCATGGGCTGGATGGGCAGATGCGCTGGGTGGGGTTGCGCCTGGATAAGCAGATGGCCGGGGAACTCTACCGCTGCGTGGCGGACGGACGCGGGGTCTTCGTCCAGCCGGCCTTGTTCGAGGCGTTCGGCCTGACCCTGATCGAGGCCATGGCATCAGGATTGCCGGTGTTCGCCACGTGCCACGGCGGGCCGTCGGAAATCATCCAGCACAACCGCTCGGGATTTCACATCGACCCCAACAACGGCGACGCCGCCGCGGAATTGATCGCCGACTTCCTGGAACGCTGCCAGGCTCAGCCGAAGGAATGGGAGCGCATCTCGCGGGGTTCCCTGGCCCGGGTGGAGAAGCGCTACACCTGGAAGCTCTACGCCGAACGCCTGATGACCCTGTCGCGCATCTATGGCTTCTGGAAATTCGTCAGCGATCTGGAACGGCAGGAAACCCGGCGTTACCTGGACATGTTCTACCACCTGCAGTTTCGTCCGCTGGCTAAGACAGTTCCGACGGACTGAGGCTCAGGCTTGCACCCGCACACCGCCGTTTCCTGCCTGCAGCCGGCCGATGATCTGCGCATGCTTAAAGCCCTGTCGATGAAACAGGTCCAGCACATCGCCGGCGCCGTCCGGATCGCAGGCCACCAGCAGGCCGCCGCTGGTCTGGGGATCGCACAGGAACTTGCGCTGCCACTCGGCCACGTTCGCGTCCAGGCGGACCGAGGCGCCGTAGCTGTCCCAGTTGCGCCCTGCCGCGCCGGTGGCCACGCCTTGTTCGGCCAGGGCGAGCGCCGTATCGATGACAGGCACCTGGCTAAAGGACAATTCCGCGTCCAACCCAGAGCCGCGGCAGATCTCAAGCAGATGGCCGAGCAGGCCGAAGCCCGTCACATCGGTCATGGCGTGCACGCTGTCCATCTCGCCTAAAGCCGTGCCCACGCGGTTCAATTGAGTGGTGTGTTCGATCATCCGGGCATAGCCGGTTTCATCCAGTTGCCCCTTTTTCAGAGCCGCGCTGAGTATGCCAATTCCCAATGGCTTGCCCAGGATCAGCACATCGCCCGCCCGCCCCCGGTCGTTACGCTTCACCTGATCCGGGTGCACCAGGCCCAGCGCCACCAGGCCGTAGATGGGCTCGGGCGCGTCGATGGAATGCCCGCCCGCCAGCGGAATGCCGGCCGCCGCGCACACCGACACGCCGCCGGCCAGGATCTGGCGCACGACGGTGAGCGGCAGCTTGTCCACCGGCATGCCCACCACAGCCAGGGCCAGGATCGGCTGGCCGCCCATGGCGTAGACATCGGACAGGGCGTTGGTAGCGGCAATGCGGCCAAAGTCGTGGGGGTCGTCGACGATGGGCATGAAGAAGTCGGTGGTGGCGACGATGGCCTGCCGCTCATTGAGCCGGTAAACCGCCGCGTCGTCACTGCTTTCGGTGCCCACCAGCAGGTCCGGGAATCCGCCCGGCAACGGCAGTTCCGCCATGATCTGCGACAACACGGCAGGCGCGATCTTGCAGCCGCAGCCGCCGCCATGGGAGAGGGAGGTCAGTCGGATTTCGGTCATGAGCGTGTCAACTTTGAGAGAGGGAAGCTTGCACGGGGTGCGGCCGCCGGCCTCAGTAGCGGTATCCGGCAGCCAGGATCGCGCCATCGGGACCGTAAAACCCCTGCTGCTCCACGGCGCGTTCCAGCGCGGCATAGCCGGTGGTCCGTCCGGGCAGCCAGCGCTGCAGGCCCTCCAGCTTCAGCAGCGGACATACGGCGGGATCGTCCCAGGACATGGCCAGCAGGATTTCCAAGAATCGCTCCACCAGGGGTTCCGGCGCACCGGGACTGGTGGTGAAGTTGCAGTGGTCGTAATAGTCCGTGTCAGCCAGCGGCTGCGCGGTACCCGGCGGCAACGTGCCCTCGGCGGCAAAAACCTCGAGGTTGCCCTCGATCATGCAGCAGGCATCTACGTCCCCCCGCATCAGCGCCAGGGCCGCGTCGCGCTCGCCGCCGACGTGATCGCCATGCTTGCCGCCCAGCACATCGAAATGCTGCACGGTGAAATCCTGGCCAGCCGACAGGCCGTGCCGCGCCAGGAACTCCAGGGGCAGCAGCGTCGCCTGGGGCGAGTCGATGGCGCCCACGCCCAGTGCCCTGCCCTTCAGATCGTCCAAGGTCTTGATGCCGGAACCGGCGCGGGCCACGATCATCGAGCGCAGGTCGCGATCGGTGTCGCGCATGGCCACCGCCGATACCGACAGGCCCCGCGCCCGGGCCATGCGTTCGGCGCGCACCCAGGCCAGGGGCGAGTTCCAGGCCAGGTGGATGTCACCCTGGAACTGGGCCTCCACCTGCCGTTCGTAATTGGAAAACAGCACATAGTCGAAATCCAGGCCCTGGGCGAGGAAATGCGCCTTGAAGCCTTCCCAGATGGTCACGACCTGGGGCGAATAGGCCACCGCCCCCATCACCAGCGTTTCAGTCATGGCCCCTCCTCAAAACAGCGGCAGGCCGCATAGGGCCTTGCCGACGAAGTCGTAGAGCACATCGGAGGTGGGTGCCATCACCGACGCCGCGCGGGCATCCCGGAACAGGCGCTCGATGCCCAGGTCCTTGCGGAACGCCGCCCCGCCGCAGACCCGCATGGCGGTGTCGGTCACCTCCAGCGCCGCCTCCGCCGCCGCGGCCTTGATCTCCAGCACCCGCAGCAGTGCGTCGCTGCGCCCGCCGGCCAGGGCGTCCAAGGTGTCGTCCAGCAGGGTTCTGACCATGTCCGCGCGAATCCGGGCTCGGGCCAGATAGGCGCGCAGGGTCGGCAGTTCGGCCAGGCTGGAGCCTAGATGATCGAAGCGCGCTCCGGAAACGTGGCCGACGGCGCGCTCCAAGGCCGATTCCATCAGCCCCAGGGAGCAGGAGGCATTCAGCACGGAGAATAGGGGCAGCACGGTTTCCATCATGATGGCGAAGCCCTCGCCGTCGGCCCCTAAACGATCGGAAACGGAGACTTTGGCGGCTTTAGCCGTCACCGGCGCCGAGGCATTGCCGCGCAGGCCCAGTCCGTCGAAGGCCTTGGGCTGGCTCAAGCCAGGGTTAGCG encodes:
- a CDS encoding phosphate/phosphite/phosphonate ABC transporter substrate-binding protein; translated protein: MTETLVMGAVAYSPQVVTIWEGFKAHFLAQGLDFDYVLFSNYERQVEAQFQGDIHLAWNSPLAWVRAERMARARGLSVSAVAMRDTDRDLRSMIVARAGSGIKTLDDLKGRALGVGAIDSPQATLLPLEFLARHGLSAGQDFTVQHFDVLGGKHGDHVGGERDAALALMRGDVDACCMIEGNLEVFAAEGTLPPGTAQPLADTDYYDHCNFTTSPGAPEPLVERFLEILLAMSWDDPAVCPLLKLEGLQRWLPGRTTGYAALERAVEQQGFYGPDGAILAAGYRY
- a CDS encoding acyl-CoA dehydrogenase family protein, translated to MKQLEALDTLVASIVEPAATQVDRDAVFPSTALDALADAGLLGLLSAPEVGGLGGSFADASRVVTGLARSCASTAMVVTMHYCATAVIEKHGGDAVRREIAAGRHVSTLAFSESGSRSHFWAPVSGAVPEGDAIALSGAKTMVTSALKADSYVWSSRPVTAEGASTLWLVDAANPGLSQPKAFDGLGLRGNASAPVTAKAAKVSVSDRLGADGEGFAIMMETVLPLFSVLNASCSLGLMESALERAVGHVSGARFDHLGSSLAELPTLRAYLARARIRADMVRTLLDDTLDALAGGRSDALLRVLEIKAAAAEAALEVTDTAMRVCGGAAFRKDLGIERLFRDARAASVMAPTSDVLYDFVGKALCGLPLF
- a CDS encoding PfkB family carbohydrate kinase, which codes for MEISDTASVEILVFGEVLADQFPDGDRIGGAPLNVARHLQAFGARPRLLSRIGRDELGERLLRLLRGWGMETAGIQTDDRHPTGRVQVHMAAGGHRFEILPDQAYDHIEAALTLDHAQSPHLIYFGTLAQRSAGSRQALQALLGGTGGKRFLDLNLRPPWFDRDIIERSLETADLLKLNGEELAVVADLLELPKAAAREQATRLIAGYDLEAILVTEGAEGAWMLDAAGALTRTETASNNAAPVAGDTVGAGDAFSAVFILGLIRDWPPERTLRRAHAFAGAICNIRGAVPLDESFYLPFLNDWEYTPAT
- the selD gene encoding selenide, water dikinase SelD → MTEIRLTSLSHGGGCGCKIAPAVLSQIMAELPLPGGFPDLLVGTESSDDAAVYRLNERQAIVATTDFFMPIVDDPHDFGRIAATNALSDVYAMGGQPILALAVVGMPVDKLPLTVVRQILAGGVSVCAAAGIPLAGGHSIDAPEPIYGLVALGLVHPDQVKRNDRGRAGDVLILGKPLGIGILSAALKKGQLDETGYARMIEHTTQLNRVGTALGEMDSVHAMTDVTGFGLLGHLLEICRGSGLDAELSFSQVPVIDTALALAEQGVATGAAGRNWDSYGASVRLDANVAEWQRKFLCDPQTSGGLLVACDPDGAGDVLDLFHRQGFKHAQIIGRLQAGNGGVRVQA
- a CDS encoding sucrose synthase, encoding MIEDLIQFSAEHRDTVYMLLRRYFSENRQFLLQSDIWQVFCAFCAEQHCEELKSSSFGRAVRQVEEAVLDTPWAYFASRESVGIWRYGRIHFENLVTEEIPVDTYLSFKERRARPDLPAMDTLEIDLGPFNREFPKIKDARSIGQGMTFLNRQLASRLFNNPRQGETELLRFLSMHAIDGQTLLVYSHFDSAKTLRGALRQALAWLERQDESLPWNDCAETLRGLGFAPGWGDCAARVAETMGFLLDILEAPSPETLEAFLARIPMISRLLILSPHGFFGQANVLGRPDTGGQVVYILDQVRALEYEMKSRLASQGLHVAPKILIVSRLIPESQGTTCNQRLEKVSGCENAWILRVPFRRDNGEVVPHWISRFAVWPYLERFALDVEHEAMAELSGRPDMIIGNYSDGNLVASLLSRRLGVTQCNIAHALEKTKYLYSDLYWTDNEANYHFSCQYTADLIAMNAADFIITSTYQEIAGTESSVGQYESYCRFTMPGLYRVLGGIELYDPKFNIVSPGASAGTYFPYTDTERRLTGLAPEIERLLHGDLEPGTVRGVLTDRDRPLIFTLARLDHIKNLTGLVDWYGRSPRLRGLANLLVVGGYIDAEQSGDNEERHQIGLMHELMDRHGLDGQMRWVGLRLDKQMAGELYRCVADGRGVFVQPALFEAFGLTLIEAMASGLPVFATCHGGPSEIIQHNRSGFHIDPNNGDAAAELIADFLERCQAQPKEWERISRGSLARVEKRYTWKLYAERLMTLSRIYGFWKFVSDLERQETRRYLDMFYHLQFRPLAKTVPTD